The Brassica rapa cultivar Chiifu-401-42 chromosome A10, CAAS_Brap_v3.01, whole genome shotgun sequence genome segment TTTGAACCAAAAGAGAGTAACGTATTGTAATAATCCCTCACTAGTGTCCTCACGAGAGTACCCAATATAAAAAAGTTCCAGTTATATCGATTTTGGCATATGGTCGTGTTTATAGCGAGTTATCACGAATCCAATTGGAAATACAACTGGCAAGTTGTTAATGAGTTAAGAAAGTAAACCAATTTCTGCTTTTATCCTGAGTTTGGATTGTGACTTCTTATCCTGTCCTGATTCAATCCCTCCTTAAGCCCAGTTTATGACCTCTTCATTAACAACCAAATATCAAACCCATGACCTGATTCTTTTTCTCGGTAAAAAAATGCATAAGAAAGCCCACGAACGAATTGAATTATACTCTAGCTGGCCAGCGGGaagaactatattttttttgtcaatttaaTGGCCTATGTTATATATATCAATGGGCTTTAGGCCATTTTACTAAGACAAGTTTTATTGTATCCTTTTTCAACTGTCTTTTTCATTTGGACTAGAAGTCTACACAACTTGTCTTTAGTACAGAAATATGATATTTCGAAAGGTTGGAACAAAAAAGGTTTGGCATGCAAGGAGCTGAGTCTATGAAGGTTCTTCCATAATCCATATTGCAGctctaaaattgtattaatagaACATGACTGATGCATAAAACATGTGTTAGACCCACAAGAGAAACAACAGAAGCAAATGACATTACAGTATTAGCATAAGAAAAGCCCACTGAAGTGCTTAAGAGCCAGAGacctaaaaaaaaatgaaaagaagagaagaaaagatACGGGACTGAGATAGCAACAGAAGAAGTAATAATGAGACAAAAGAGCGTGGGGACAGAGATTCACCCAATAATGTAAGTGGAGATATTCACAGAACATGCGGAGATTACATTTCCACAACAACTCCATAAAACAAACAATTCAATGTTgtcttttttgatttttttacttCATCCACACCCACCACCACCTTCACAAGGGTTTATTATTacacaagaagaaaagaaaaaaaaaatattaatgatcaATGAGGCACCAAAGACTTTgcttttgtttcaaattttattcCACTCCAACTCTTCAAAGCACAGAGGAAAGTAAACGtctattttgttctttttttttgagagaGAGCATGCCAAATCCAAAAGCAGATATCACTATTGACCCAGCTAAGCTGAACAGTGTGGATACGGTCCCACTAGGCCACCAGGCGTGACCTAAAATTGTTTCAAACGCACGTTAATGCAAAATATTGAAAGAATCTTCTTTATCTCATTGATTGTCTTTTGTCTCTTGTCTTCTCTTTAACCAACCAACCACGCTTATCCAATTGGTTTTCACCAGTGGTTGTTTAAACCTTTTGGTTGTGGTGAGGTTAACTCTCGCTTCAGCAGCTTGAGGTAATCAATGGCTTCGTCTAGAAGCAACAGAGCTTCTTTTCCTTGTGCTCCCGGAACTACGCTCTCAAGGATCCTCAGAGCGGTGTCTTTCCTCGTCTCTTCCTCGTCGCTCAGACCAGAACCCATTTCTTGATTGCTGCTTGAGATGTTGGACTCTTGAAGTTTCTCGTCTGATGACCTTTTGAGATTAGTGAGACTCTTGGTACCCACCACAAAGGATGGTGATGGTGATAGGTCTTCTCTGTATGAAGAATGGTCCAGTAGTACTTTCTGCCTTTTGAGACGTggaccatcatcatcatcaccacagCTTTCGGTTTCATCCAGTTCCTCTTCTGTTGTTTTATTATCGCACGCTTGTTGTTCAACTGGGAATGGAGAGTGACCTGTGCTCGTCACTTCATCATCACTCTCGCAATCATCATTGTCTTCATCATCAGAATACAGTAGTGCGTTGATTTCCTCAGTGTCTTCGTGCATCTCTGACTCCTCCTCTTCTCCATTAACATGATCTTCATGGAGCAATATCTCTTTACTTAACCCTTTCTCTAGGTTTAGGGAATTGAGGA includes the following:
- the LOC103847211 gene encoding transcription factor bHLH143, giving the protein MPLDNRQQKWLLPLGLIPQEDIATGSSSPGAPLSKVYAAEHQFRYLQPPPFQALLSSYGKQVAAPERTLKPPQKRFLVFDQSENQTRLLQCGFPLRVPSSVAAAEQGRILNSLNLEKGLSKEILLHEDHVNGEEEESEMHEDTEEINALLYSDDEDNDDCESDDEVTSTGHSPFPVEQQACDNKTTEEELDETESCGDDDDGPRLKRQKVLLDHSSYREDLSPSPSFVVGTKSLTNLKRSSDEKLQESNISSSNQEMGSGLSDEEETRKDTALRILESVVPGAQGKEALLLLDEAIDYLKLLKRELTSPQPKGLNNHW